A window from Mytilus trossulus isolate FHL-02 unplaced genomic scaffold, PNRI_Mtr1.1.1.hap1 h1tg000122l__unscaffolded, whole genome shotgun sequence encodes these proteins:
- the LOC134700098 gene encoding uncharacterized protein LOC134700098 isoform X2: MPLNYPTRLMCRGKVNDSGLCNEDGEYTWKNGRIILQLVNGSWTISVEYEAIQKYVALSSNIICDLSCNSELKIQLRPNGGSTQHCMTFDFKPHANKGEGDMRKVYKKLLQIQKKKGVQPAKNITLTNRPPFKQIDENRDKPRDIQSKQQPTSTSQMQKPQNNLSPLACRGKIKCFRSDPTKLPWRSGSLSVELYQGKWTLTLDYDIRQSVTQKCYELRPDTVKTVDCLTQLRLTLELGQKSFLYFHLIPMKSVEEEKMKNIYEKLLEIQKMNAVPTVIKNMSDSEDENFKEYEIEPTKNKVQPGRISPRQPKVTTMPERTSPMEITLNQNLDKEALEHVEISPYETEITADTEISNIPACQNLISTDTDSSSKVPLTQKTQLKCSGKMKLVGEELCLPKWRDDGTLKMKCVDGSWKMDLNYYVIGDGMIIMKYNISTGIIIKVTCKSQLTVQFKPADSLPVVVHLRPYTVNDRNNMIKVFHKLREIQRNEEVNQPVTSNKRSVSDLSHQESREDTSGKRMKILPDTSEGLTVIQAGATLNDELIKVLERAATKPTIIQACSQNAQDLNEDDMKNIADVCRNCKHNKILVTHRTAKVVTFAEYLAKQDLHKTILLAADDLELTADFNVGFTLGILQCLSERDIYIIRDGRLIHWSKVSHDIA; encoded by the exons ATGCCTTTAAATTATCCAACACGTCTGATGTGCAGAGGTAAAGTCAATGATAGCGGACTCTGTAATGAGGATGGAGAATACACTTGGAAGAATGGTAGAATTATACTCCAGCTTGTAAATGGATCATGGACAATCAGCGTAGAATATGAAGCTATACAGAAATATGTAGCA ctATCTTCAAACATTATATGTGACCTCTCCTGTAACTCTGAACTAAAGATACAGTTACGTCCAAATGGAGGCTCTACACAACATTGTATGACGTTCGACTTTAAACCACACGCCAATAAAGGGGAAGGTGATATGAGGAAGGTGTATAAGAAACTGTTACAGATACAAAAGAAGAAGGGTG tacagccagctaaaaatataacactgaCCAACAGACCACCATTTAAACAGATTGATGAAAACCGTGATAAACCACGAGACATTCAAAGTAAACAACAACCAACAAGTACAAG ccAAATGCAAAAACCCCAAAACAATCTATCACCATTGGCTTGTAGaggcaaaattaaatgttttagaaGTGACCCGACCAAGTTACCATGGAGAAGTGGGTCACTCAGTGTAGAACTTTATCAAGGCAAATGGACCTTGACCTTGGACTATGACATCAGACAAAGTGTCACACAGAAATGTTACGag CTCAGACCAGATACTGTTAAAACCGTTGACTGTTTAACACAACTAAGATTAACCTTAGAACTTGGTCAAAAGagttttttatatttccatCTTATTCCAATGAAATCTGTTGAGGAAGAGAAAATGAAGAATATTTATGAAAAGTTGTTGGAAATTCAGAAGATGAACGCTGTTCCTACAG taaTAAAGAATATGTCTGATTCTGAAGATGAGAATTTTAAGGAATATGAAATTGAACCAACCAAGAATAAAGTTCAGCCAGGTAGAATATCTCCAAGACAACCAAAAGTTACAACAATGCCAGAAAGAACATCTCCAATGGAAATTACATTAAATCAGAATCTTGATAAAGAAGCGCTAGAACACGTTGAAATTTCGCCATATGAAACTGAGATAACAGCTGACACAGAGATATCTAATATCCCAGCATGCCAAAATCTCATTTCAACGGACACAGACTCTag TAGCAAGGTGCCCCTTACACAGAAAACCCAACTGAAATGTAGTGGAAAGATGAAGCTGGTTGGAGAAGAGTTATGTTTGCCTAAATGGAGGGATGATGGAACGCTAAAAATGAAGTGTGTAGATGGATCATGGAAAATGGATTTAAATTACTATGTTATAGGAGATGGAAtgataataatgaaatataat ATTTCTACAGGAATTATTATAAAAGTAACATGTAAAAGTCAACTGACAGTTCAGTTTAAACCTGCTGACAGCCTGCCTGTTGTAGTTCATCTGAGACCTTATACAGTCAATGACAGAAATAATATGATCAAAGTGTTTCATAAACTACGGGAGATTCAGAGGAATGAGG AAGTGAACCAGCCAGTGACTAGTAATAAAAGATCTGTCTCTGATCTTTCACATCAAGAATCAAGAGAGGACACCAG TGggaaaagaatgaaaattttgcCTGATACAAGTGAGGGCCTGACAGTAATTCAAGCCGGAG caacACTGAATGACGAATTGATCAAAGTTCTTGAAAGAGCCGCCACAAAACCAACAATAATCCAAGCTTGCAGTCAGAATGCTCAGGACTTAAACGAAGATGATat GAAGAACATTGCTGATGTGTGTAGAAActgtaaacataataaaatacttGTAACACATAGGACTGCTAAAGTGGTAACATTTGCTGAATATCTTGCCAAACAGGATTTACATAAAACTATCTTACTAGCTGCAGATGACCTTGAACTTACGGCTGATTTTAATGTTGGATTCACACTTGGGATTTTACAGTGTTTATCTGAGAGAGATATTTATATTATCAGGGATGGAAGATTGATTCATTGGTCAAAAGTGTCACATGATATAGCATAA
- the LOC134700098 gene encoding uncharacterized protein LOC134700098 isoform X1 has product MARKRRKPTVCQTKKYSYMNQQKLDIIKENQLSCSKPAVNKHHKGNERLSESEDEMPLNYPTRLMCRGKVNDSGLCNEDGEYTWKNGRIILQLVNGSWTISVEYEAIQKYVALSSNIICDLSCNSELKIQLRPNGGSTQHCMTFDFKPHANKGEGDMRKVYKKLLQIQKKKGVQPAKNITLTNRPPFKQIDENRDKPRDIQSKQQPTSTSQMQKPQNNLSPLACRGKIKCFRSDPTKLPWRSGSLSVELYQGKWTLTLDYDIRQSVTQKCYELRPDTVKTVDCLTQLRLTLELGQKSFLYFHLIPMKSVEEEKMKNIYEKLLEIQKMNAVPTVIKNMSDSEDENFKEYEIEPTKNKVQPGRISPRQPKVTTMPERTSPMEITLNQNLDKEALEHVEISPYETEITADTEISNIPACQNLISTDTDSSSKVPLTQKTQLKCSGKMKLVGEELCLPKWRDDGTLKMKCVDGSWKMDLNYYVIGDGMIIMKYNISTGIIIKVTCKSQLTVQFKPADSLPVVVHLRPYTVNDRNNMIKVFHKLREIQRNEEVNQPVTSNKRSVSDLSHQESREDTSGKRMKILPDTSEGLTVIQAGATLNDELIKVLERAATKPTIIQACSQNAQDLNEDDMKNIADVCRNCKHNKILVTHRTAKVVTFAEYLAKQDLHKTILLAADDLELTADFNVGFTLGILQCLSERDIYIIRDGRLIHWSKVSHDIA; this is encoded by the exons ATGgcaagaaaaagaagaaagccGACTGTTTGCCAAACAAAGAAGTACTCTTACATGAACCAACAAAAGCTAGATATAATCAAAGAAAACCAACTTTCTTGCTCCAAACCAGCAGTTAATAAACATCATAAAGGGAATGAGAGGTTATCTGAGAGTGAAG ATGAGATGCCTTTAAATTATCCAACACGTCTGATGTGCAGAGGTAAAGTCAATGATAGCGGACTCTGTAATGAGGATGGAGAATACACTTGGAAGAATGGTAGAATTATACTCCAGCTTGTAAATGGATCATGGACAATCAGCGTAGAATATGAAGCTATACAGAAATATGTAGCA ctATCTTCAAACATTATATGTGACCTCTCCTGTAACTCTGAACTAAAGATACAGTTACGTCCAAATGGAGGCTCTACACAACATTGTATGACGTTCGACTTTAAACCACACGCCAATAAAGGGGAAGGTGATATGAGGAAGGTGTATAAGAAACTGTTACAGATACAAAAGAAGAAGGGTG tacagccagctaaaaatataacactgaCCAACAGACCACCATTTAAACAGATTGATGAAAACCGTGATAAACCACGAGACATTCAAAGTAAACAACAACCAACAAGTACAAG ccAAATGCAAAAACCCCAAAACAATCTATCACCATTGGCTTGTAGaggcaaaattaaatgttttagaaGTGACCCGACCAAGTTACCATGGAGAAGTGGGTCACTCAGTGTAGAACTTTATCAAGGCAAATGGACCTTGACCTTGGACTATGACATCAGACAAAGTGTCACACAGAAATGTTACGag CTCAGACCAGATACTGTTAAAACCGTTGACTGTTTAACACAACTAAGATTAACCTTAGAACTTGGTCAAAAGagttttttatatttccatCTTATTCCAATGAAATCTGTTGAGGAAGAGAAAATGAAGAATATTTATGAAAAGTTGTTGGAAATTCAGAAGATGAACGCTGTTCCTACAG taaTAAAGAATATGTCTGATTCTGAAGATGAGAATTTTAAGGAATATGAAATTGAACCAACCAAGAATAAAGTTCAGCCAGGTAGAATATCTCCAAGACAACCAAAAGTTACAACAATGCCAGAAAGAACATCTCCAATGGAAATTACATTAAATCAGAATCTTGATAAAGAAGCGCTAGAACACGTTGAAATTTCGCCATATGAAACTGAGATAACAGCTGACACAGAGATATCTAATATCCCAGCATGCCAAAATCTCATTTCAACGGACACAGACTCTag TAGCAAGGTGCCCCTTACACAGAAAACCCAACTGAAATGTAGTGGAAAGATGAAGCTGGTTGGAGAAGAGTTATGTTTGCCTAAATGGAGGGATGATGGAACGCTAAAAATGAAGTGTGTAGATGGATCATGGAAAATGGATTTAAATTACTATGTTATAGGAGATGGAAtgataataatgaaatataat ATTTCTACAGGAATTATTATAAAAGTAACATGTAAAAGTCAACTGACAGTTCAGTTTAAACCTGCTGACAGCCTGCCTGTTGTAGTTCATCTGAGACCTTATACAGTCAATGACAGAAATAATATGATCAAAGTGTTTCATAAACTACGGGAGATTCAGAGGAATGAGG AAGTGAACCAGCCAGTGACTAGTAATAAAAGATCTGTCTCTGATCTTTCACATCAAGAATCAAGAGAGGACACCAG TGggaaaagaatgaaaattttgcCTGATACAAGTGAGGGCCTGACAGTAATTCAAGCCGGAG caacACTGAATGACGAATTGATCAAAGTTCTTGAAAGAGCCGCCACAAAACCAACAATAATCCAAGCTTGCAGTCAGAATGCTCAGGACTTAAACGAAGATGATat GAAGAACATTGCTGATGTGTGTAGAAActgtaaacataataaaatacttGTAACACATAGGACTGCTAAAGTGGTAACATTTGCTGAATATCTTGCCAAACAGGATTTACATAAAACTATCTTACTAGCTGCAGATGACCTTGAACTTACGGCTGATTTTAATGTTGGATTCACACTTGGGATTTTACAGTGTTTATCTGAGAGAGATATTTATATTATCAGGGATGGAAGATTGATTCATTGGTCAAAAGTGTCACATGATATAGCATAA